The Procambarus clarkii isolate CNS0578487 chromosome 64, FALCON_Pclarkii_2.0, whole genome shotgun sequence genome includes a window with the following:
- the LOC138354829 gene encoding zinc finger protein 512B-like, giving the protein MLVRTETFDKYCQLFHLPLARPLPLARHLPLARPLPLARPLPLACHLPLARYLPLARHLPLARHLPLARHLPLARHLPLARHLPLARHLPLARHLHLARHLSLARHLPLARHLPLARHLHLARHLSLARHLPLARHLPLARHLPLARHLHLARHLPLGQHLPLAQHLPLA; this is encoded by the coding sequence ATGTTGGTCCGTACAGAAACATTTGATAAATATTGCCAACTGTTCCACCTGCCCCTGGCTCGTCCCCTGCCCCTGGCTCGTCACCTGCCCCTGGCTCGTCCCCTGCCCCTGGCTCGTCCCCTGCCCCTGGCTTGTCACCTGCCCCTGGCTCGTTACCTGCCCCTGGCTCGACACCTGCCCCTGGCTCGTCACCTGCCCCTGGCTCGTCACCTGCCCCTGGCTCGTCACCTGCCCCTGGCTCGTCACCTGCCCCTGGCTCGTCACCTGCCCCTGGCTCGTCACCTGCACCTGGCTCGTCACCTGTCCCTGGCTCGTCACCTGCCTCTGGCTCGTCACCTGCCCCTGGCTCGTCACCTGCACCTGGCTCGTCACCTGTCCCTGGCTCGTCACCTGCCCCTGGCTCGTCACCTGCCCCTGGCTCGTCACCTGCCCCTGGCTCGTCACCTGCACCTGGCTCGTCACCTGcccctgggtcaacacctgcccctggctcaacacctgcccctggctTAA
- the LOC123752738 gene encoding baculoviral IAP repeat-containing protein 8-like translates to MTGDDLQVLGVIPYAKPRYPGLATYKQRLETFDLSWTGCVKQTSHELAESGFFFCGLSDHMRCFFCGNGFRNWEPADDPWTLHAQWYPECTFVNIKKDAQFIKNARESSQRRTIKPIDEHLLTGLMEGLGFFPALIEHFGFPDVCVRPALRLYLKSTKDLLPFVTEARCIELMLWYMQESTKAEMGLRGIHHEDVEGRVEPANLEWQSAPSDMETVATANEMDVDVVGSMSGFMSTNLGLRALPSPVETEAEETTIVANEMDVETGEEATDFDATSHVETVMNTSTPTSWAADILCKVCFNNALSVVLLPCRHMVTCSNCLVSMRNCPICRCTISHVLRPIIS, encoded by the exons ATGACTGGAGATGATTTGCAGGTTCTGGGGGTAATTCCATACGCTAAACCTAGATATCCAGGCTTGGCAACATACAAACAGCGTTTGGAAACATTCGACCTCAGCTGGACTGGTTGTGTCAAGCAAACATCTCACGAATTGGCAGAATCAGGATTTTTCTTCTGTG GCCTAAGTGACCACATGCGCTGCTTTTTCTGTGGGAATGGTTTTCGTAATTGGGAACCCGCTGACGACCCTTGGACACTGCACGCGCAATGGTATCCTGAGTGCACCTTTGTCAACATTAAAAAGGATGCACAGTTCATTAAGAATGCTAGAGAATCTTCGCAGCGTCGAACTATAAAACCCATAGATGAACATCTTTTAACTGGTCTGATGGAAGGTTTGGGTTTTTTCCCAGCATTAATTGAACATTTTGGATTTCCTGATGTCTGTGTGAGACCTGCCTTAAGGCTATATCTCAAAAGCACCAAAGATTTATTACCGTTTGTTACAGAGGCCAGATGTATAGAATTAATGTTGTGGTATATGCAAGAGAGCACTAAAGCCGAAATGGGTTTAAGGGGAATTCATCATGAGGATGTGGAAGGTAGGGTAGAGCCTGCGAATCTGGAATGGCAATCCGCGCCCTCTGACATGGAAACAGTCGCCACAGCTAATGAAATGGATGTCGACGTTGTTGGATCAATGAGCGGGTTCATGAGCACTAATCTTGGTTTGCGGGCTTTGCCTTctcctgttgaaacagaggcggAAGAGACGACTATAGTCGCTAATGAAATGGatgttgaaactggcgaagaGGCCACAGACTTTGATGCGACATCCCATGTTGAAACTGTGATGAACACATCTACGCCAACGTCTTGGGCtgctgatattttgtgtaaggtgTGCTTTAACAATGCGTTGAGTGTCGTACTGCTGCCCTGCAGACATATGGTAACATGCAGTAATTGTCTTGTATCTATGAGAAACTGCCCCATTTGCAGATGCACCATTTCGCATGTCCTTCGACCGATTATTTCCTAA